The nucleotide sequence AAAAAAAGAATATTGGGTGGCCTGCTTTGGTGCCTGCTGGGTACAACGCCTGCGTTTTCTCAGGGTAATTATCAGAAACCTGCATTGGAGCAGAAGGGGTCCTGGTCACTGATCATGGTGCCCGACCTGCAGAATTATGTAAAGTGGCAGCGGAATCAGCCATTGATAGATCTTATGATGGCATGGATTATAGATAATATTGATACCCTCAATATAAAGATGGTAATGGGGGTAGGTGACCTGGTGGAAAATGATGGAAAGATCACGAATGATTACGATGGCGACCAGACCTCGAAAAGCCAGTGGGAATATGTTTCCAGGGCTTTTGGGAAACTGGATGGGAAAGTGCCGTATATCGCAGCAACGGGTAATCATGATTATAGTATCGACCGGCAGGGTAACCGCACCTCACAATACAGCCAGTTCTTTGTTCCTGAAAAGAATCATTTGAACCAGAAATTACTGGTTCAGAATACCCGGAATGCACAGGGACAGCCCACGCTGGAAAATGCGGCGTATGAAATAAAGGGATTGAATGGTAAAGATTATCTGTTCATGACCGTGGAGGATGGTCCAAGGGATACAGTGCTCACATGGGCGAAAAATGTAACAGCGCTTTCGCAATACCAGGATCACCGGGTGATTCTGGCCACACATGAATTTTTAAATACAAAGGATAAACGTACCACCGGTGAGGTGAACTGGATCTGGTGGGAACCGTATAACGTAAATAATATGATCCAGAAGTCACCACGCATCAAATTGCCGGATGCTAATAATGGTCAGCACATCTGGGAAAAAACGGTGCAACCCTCTTCTAATATTGAGCTGGTGTTGTGTGGTCATATTTCAGGAGAAGGATACCGGAAGGACAAGAATGCTGCCGGTAAAACGGTGCATCAGCTGCTGTTTGATGCACAGTCAATGGGCGGTGGCCACCGTTATGGAAACGGGGGAGATGGCTGGTTACGTATTCTTGAATTCTTCCCGGACGGTAAAACGGTGAAAGTAAAAACGTTCTCACCGCTCTTCGGAATTTCGCCTGCTTCACAGTCCTTTGCGTGGAAAAAAGATGCCCGGAATGAATTTACATTCAGGTTTGACTGATGAAGGACGGGCTGTTCACCGACTATTATTTTAACACCCCTGTTTTCAAACTGGTTGACCAGATGAGTGGGTGTCTGGCCAACCGTTGATGAGCTGATGAAAATAAGCGGCATTGCCTCGTTTCAGCTTCTTTTCGCGAATGAGCATATCTCTTTTTGAAGGGAGTTCTTCCACGTATATCCATATCCATGGGACTTTACTTTTTGTATATAAACTCTGTCCCTGATTATGTAACTGCAAATGGGCAACAGGGTGCTGCGTAGACCCATTGTAGTAAGTGTTGTCAACAACACTCCGGATGATGTAAACATAGAAAGCCATATATTCAAAAAGGTCCACTTATGAAAGTGGACCTTTTTGCGGACCGGACGGGATAAGTCACTCGCCCATATTTCGCTGATTATCAATATAGATTCTTTTCTGGTCTACTTTTAGTCTACTTCCAAGAGCTAAATTTCACAAATCTTACCACACTTTATAACGCTTAACGTTGACATTATAAAGTTACGCTACTTTTCATTTAATCTTTTTTTAACCGTGCATTTTTTACTGGTTTTAATCGGTTTGTACCACCAGACCGCCTTTAAATAAAGTGTAGGAAACAGGCTCTTGGATTTGATTTCATATTTCAGTAAATTTATGCTGCTAATCATATTATTATTTTACCTAAAAACACTAAAAGATTATGAAGAAGGTACTTTCTATTTTCGCATTCGAACGTCCTGTAGATTACGATCACATTTCCAAATCATTTTACAAAACTCATCAACAACGGTTAGATATCCGTGAAACATGGCCGGCCAGGGCTACCCGCCGAATGTTAATAACAGATTATTGGGGCAATGCAACCATCCATTTCTTACTATTATTAGGGCTTGCAACGTTCATTACTTCATTTTTTAACAGCCAGCCAAATGTTGCTTATTTCTCAACTTCTGTATTAGCTGCTATTGTCGTAAGCATCCCTTTATTCCCGCTTCTTTATCTGCCCATTTTTAATCGCGAATTTCTCCCTAATCTGGAAACCGTAATAGCTACCTATCAAAATGAAGAACGTGCCTGGATGGCAAAATGCAAACAAGATCAGCCTGACAACAGAACATTGCTTCTTCTTTTCTATGTATTTGACAAAGCAGGCAAGGTAAACTACCTTTCTCCTAATGATAAATGCGCCGTCCTGCTCTCCAGAATCTTTGGGGTAGCTACTAAAAGTATGAGAACTGACCTTGATCTGGTATTCAAAAAGGAAAAACGTGAAAAACTGGACCCTCGGGGCCGCGTTGAGGTAGGCAAAAATTTTAATGAGGCCTTTACGATCTTAGAAACAATGCAGTTCTCAGAAGGCATAAAATTGTTAAAGGAATTAGAACAAAAATTCCTGCGACCCTAATAATTGTAAGAAAAGCATCAGAAAAGCACTTTTTAGCTAGAAACAAGTATACTTAGCCCATATTCCACTTTCCATAAAATCACTTTAGCTGATTAAATCAGTTAAAATGAAAAACAATGGAAATGGTGTGCAGTCTGCAACACCAATGCTGTTCCCCGTTGACCCGGAACAGTTCTGGCAGACATTACGCGTATTGATACGCGAGGAAATCGGACAGTTAGAAAAACGCCCCCCACCAGCTACCAGTTATAACACCTCTGGGCTGACCTACAAACCACTCTATAAAATTAGTGAGGTTTGTCATCTATTCCAGGTTACCAAGCCTACTATTTACGACTGGATCAAACATGGAAAGTTAAAGCCCTACAAAATCCGCACGAGGGTATACTTCCTTTGGAACGACATACAGCAATTGTTGCAACCAGATGTCGCTCCACCTTAAGGAATTTAGGCAACACTGCCTGATAATCAACTTTTCAATTCACAAGACAATTCAAAAAGAGGCTTTATCCACTAATTTGAGTAAATTTGGATGTATCGGAAATGAGCAACAGCAGCATTAGTAAAAAGGAAGTGTACCTTGTACGCTGGAAGCAACAAAAAAATCATGTCGAAATTTTCGACAGCTTGGAAGTTTTTGCAGCCAGCTACCCGAGATATGACTTGTCAGTACTGACGGATGCTCTTGCTTTTGGGAAAACCGTTTTTGAAGATGAAGCAGTTTATATCGAAAAAAAAGCGATCGTATCTGCTCCTAAACCGGATTTTCCGCGTATGTTTTTTTGGGAATTTAATTACGACAGGATCGACTGGATGGCAAACGCCAGCACTGTAATACAACGGGTGCTTGAACGCGGGTCTGCCAAACACTGGGATGAACTTGTCCGCTATTATAGTAAAGACACCATTATTAATTTCCTGAAGGAACGCATCACCTTTTTGCCAGATGAGTGCATAGATGAAGCTTCTTTATTCTTTAACCTGAATAAAGAGGACATGCTATGTTACAAACGCAAACTGTCTCAGAAAATACCCTGGCTTTAATCAAACGGCTGATGGCCGATCCCCAACTTAATGATTTTTTGTTGGTAGGCGGTACGGCACTTGCGCTTACGATTGGCCACCGCTTGTCGGTTGATATCGATTTATTTGCTTTCGATTCATTTGATGCAGCCTTAATCGCTAATCACCTAAAATCAGTATACCGTGCAGAGGAAGTGAAACCGCGGGAAAGTAGCCTGATTTGTTTTATTGACCAGGTCAAACTAGATCTTATTACCCATCCTTATCCTGAAGTATCTCCCCATAATCAAATAGACGGCATTAGAATAATGTCACTATCAGATATTGCTGCAATGAAACTTCACGCTATCGTTCGAAGTGGAAGCCGATTAAAAGATTTTGTAGATATCTGTTTTTTGCTGGAGAAAATGCCGCTGGCAGAAATGTATGCCGCATACGAAGAAAAATATTCTCCGCATTCCAGGGCGGCTGTGGCACGCATGGCCCTAACAGATACATCTGGCGTCAATTTAAATGATGAAATACAGCTATCCTATTTGCCATTCAATTGGGAAGCAACCAAACAGCGACTGCAAGAGGCACTCGAATTTACTCAAAAGATCTTCCCTGCCATGAAGCAAAATCGTTTCCGAAACGATCCACCCGAAAGGAAAAGAGGCTTCCGTATGTAGCTACCGTTTGGGATTTTCTCACAATTAACATCCCTCGATTCCCCTTTTTTAATAATAAAAGCGCTAAAAATATGACAAGTAATAACTGGGAAACTGTTAAGCAAATCGATCTTTTAGACTACCTGGCTTCCCTGGGCCATCACCCGGACAAAAAAATGAGTCGCAATCAACAGTATTGGTATCTGTCACCGCTGCCCGGTAGAAATGAAAATACGCCATCCTTTAAGGTAGATCGGCAAAAAAACCTGTGGTACGATCATGGGCTTGGAAAAGGCGGCAGTGTGATTGACTTGTGTATGTTGTATCACGATTGCAGTATGCCGGAGGCATTGGACAAATTAGAACAGTTTCTTTCTTTTCACCGGGGCTCCTTACAGGCCTTTCCACTGTTCAGCGCTACGCCATCTCCCGATGAAAAGAAAAAGATCAAGATTGTGACAACCGGCCCTATACAGTCCCCTGCACTTATCAGTTATCTGGAACAACGAAAAATACCGTTATCCATTGCGCAGGCCTATTGCAAGGAGATACAGTATGACCTGGGTAATAAAAAATTTTATGCCATTGGGTTCCCTAATAATGCAGGCGGATATGAATTACGGAACGCTCATTTTAAAGGCAGCGCTGCGCCGAAGGACATTACCTTTTTTGACAATGGCAAAAATGATCTTTACGTATTTGAGGGCTTCTTTAATTTTTTGTCGTTTGCGGTAATCCGCCCTCAAACCAGTTCAGGGTTCACAAATTGCCTGGTACTTAATTCCCTTGCCTTTTTTGAAAAAAGCCGCTCCCTGATGGAGCAGCATAATAAAATATTCCTGTTCTTGGACAGGGACCTATCTGGCAGACAAAGCACCCAAAAGGCACTTTCCTGGAATCAGGAAATGGGGTCGGCAAAATATACGGATGCAAGTGATCTATACAAGTCCCTCGACGACCTGAATGCCTGGCTGATAGCCGGAGCCGGACAGCAGGAACAACAAAGACAGACAAGAGGCCGGGGAATTTGATTTTATTCCTTTACCCAACATGAATTTTATAATCAAAAAATTAAAAAATGCAGCAATTTCAATTTAATATCCAGGCCAAGGGTGGCGCTGGCAAATCAATGCTCACATATCTGCAAGCCTTAAAAGAGCAAAGTAATGACCGATGTTATTTTGTAGATTTTGATAGCTCTGTAAAATCCAGCCTTCAACAGCTGCGGTTTCTCCAGGGAAAAATACCCTCCCGGTTTGCAACAATGAGCCTGCTGGACAGCCGGGAGAAACTGGATCGTCAGCTGTTGTTTGAAAATTTATACGAACTGTCACAGAAGGATTACGACTGCTTTTACCTGGATTTCGGCGCTCCGGAGAGTGATCAGCTCCCCTCTTTGTTTTATAAAGATTATACTATTGAAGAATTTAAAGACGTGCAGGATGAATTGAATGCTCAATTTATTTTCAATGTCGTTATTGCCGGGGGCAGCGCCTATGAACCTTGCACGCATTACCTCCAAAAAATCGTTTTACTGAATAGAGGTCTTTTTGAAGTGAACCTGTATATCAATGAAAGCAGTTTTGCGGGAACACCCGGGCTGATAAAGGAGCTAATAGCTTTTAGCGCAGCGAAAGAAAACAATGTAAGCGTTGTTAAATTATATGGAGACTTTGATATCACCACAGCTCCGCACCGGAGCATTCTTCAGAAGATCAGCGAAGGCAAAGGAATGGAAGCTTTCCAGTTTATTGAAAAGATAAAAATGCTGAAAGAATTATCAAAAATTTGATCATGCCAGAGTCCCCGATTGATTTAAAGAAACTCCGGTTGCAGATTGCACTTAAGTATGGCGTTGAGCTGGATGAAACTGCCCTTACTATTCTTGTTGTTCTGCTCCTGGAAATGAAGACCCAGTTTGTAGTGATGAAAAAGACGCAGGGGGAAATAGTAACGGAAGTACAGCAATCAAAGAAAGCGTTACAGGTAGACCAGCATCATCCCCGGTGGCAGGCATTCTGGCACGGCATGGGCCAGTGGGGATTGGGCCTTTGCCTTGTGGTAATAGCGGCGATGCTTGTTTACTTCACCAGCCTAAACAACGATAAAAAGCAGCTGGAAACCCAGCAAGCTCTTATTTGGTACAAGGAGCATTACGAAGCAGTGCAAAAGGTAATTGACAAGTCGGGTATTCGCACCATCGAAAAGAAACCCAGAAAGCGAATTAAATAGCTAAACGTATGTACAAAGAATTCATAAGAAAAGATTTGCTGGATAATGGGTATGGTGTGTACCGGAAAATATTGGAAATGTACCGGGAACAAATGGCATTCCTGGAAACGCCTGCCCGCTTTCGCCGGTGGCTTGCAGGGGAATTAGACGTTCCCCTGGAGAAAATAAATCTGAGTAGCCTTAACTCTGCGCTGCAACAGCAACGGAAGAAGGATAAGGAAAAAATTCAAAGCAGATCAATAACAGCTCATGCTCAGGTGGAACCTGTAAATAATAAAGCGGAGGCATTTCCTTTTTCCAAACCCAGTTCAACCGACAAAAAACAGCCAAGGATCAATGAACTATAAAACGCCCATAGATAAGCGTAGCTCAATTTCCTTTCACAGTATATAAGCGTTGATGCACCAGCAATAGGTCTGGATGGGCTTCAACACATTTAATTAAGATCATTCGCGTTTAATCCTACGGATCTAAGCCTGTTTGATCCAATTATGAATAATGATTTTTCGGGAGCCAGCTATGTTCTCGTGGGCTCGTAACCTCGCCCACTTCGAACAGCTGGCCCATTCATGCCGCTTTGGGGCGGCATTCATGGGGGCGCAAAGTGCGGTTGTCACCTTCTAAAATTAATATTAATGAATACACCAAATGAAAAAAACAAAGGCGGTAGGCCAAAGAAATCAGTTAAACGCAGCTACCGTTTGCGGGTGGCTTGTACCGCACTGGAGCGGGAAATAATTGAAGCAAAAGCCAAACAAGTACAGCTCACTGTTTCAGAATTTTTACGGGAGGCGACTTTTAACAGTCATATTGACACCCGGCAGAAAGCGTTGCCCGCAGCCGTTTTGGAGTTCACCGGGCAGTTGAATCACCTGGCAGCTAATGTTAATTCACTGGCCTATAAAAACAACGCCGCCCAGGCATTTAACGCTTTTGAGCGCACAGAATTAAGGCAACTGGCTGAACAACTAAAGGAGTTGGCAGAGGCAATTAAAAACAGATTGAGATGATCGGTAAGGTTATTACTGGAAAAGGTTTTAGTGGGTGTATCGGCTATTGCCTTGAAGACAAAAAAATGAAGGAAGATCCAGATCAGACCATTATAGAAAACCGGGCAGAGATTTTACTCTTCAATAAATGTTTTGGCAACAGGAAAGAACTGGCGCAGCAGTTCCGCGAAGTGCGGAAATTGAACCCAAAGCAATCCAAACCAGTTTTCCATTTAGTCTTGAGTATGGCACCCGGAGAGCATTTGTCAAGGTCACAACTCATCCAGATTGCCCAGGATTGTGCAAAGGAATTTGGTTTTGCAGATAACCAATTCTTAGCGGTAGAACATAAGGACACCCTGCACCAGCATATTCATATTGTGGCCAACCGGATTGGTTATAGCGGCAAAACCAATGTGTCGGACAGCAACAGTTATAAGCGCATGGCGGAATTCTGCCGGAAAATGGAGCAAAAATTTAAGCTGCAACAGGTATTAAGCCCCCGGCGTTTTTTATCAAAAGACCAGCAATTACTACCCAGGAATGACCAGCGAAGGGATCATATTAAAGCACAGTTACGGCAAATATTGCATTCATCAAAAACTATGGAAAGCTTTCAGCAGAAAGTAAGGGAGCAAGGTTTTGAAATTATTAAAGGCCGGGGTATTTCTTTTGTTGATAAAGACGGCGTTAAAATAAAAGGCAGCGATATGGGGCTTTCTTTAAGTACCATTGAGAAAATATTGCAGAAAAACCAATCTCCATACATCACTCAGACCCGGTCAGAAGGAAAGAAAGAAAGCCCGGAAAACGGGCGCTCAAGTATCTGGCGACTTACCGTGCCTTTTTCACCATACAAGAGAAATCCGCAGGAAAGCGATTTTATTAGCACATTTATACAATCGATAAAACATGCAGCAGAAAATGCCGCCGATCTGGTAGCCGATTTATATAAAGTACAATATCCATCACCAGAGGACTATGCTACATCACAAATAGAGCGGGAATACTACCGGAACATTAGAAAAAAGAAAAAAAGAGGCTACCGGCTATAGGTCTATTGCATTATAAAACAAGCCCAAGGGGCTTCAATCTGAAGCCAGGAAAATACAGAAAGCAGCGAGCCATTGATGAAGATTCATATTATACTGAGAGTGTGTGCGAAGAACAACAGTACTATTCTTCGCGTTTTTTGCGTATAAAAATTGCTAATGCGGAGAATATTTGATATATTCATTGCATAAAATGCGTAGAATGTATATCTATCAATTAACCCAATGGCCTCATTTTCAATGGAACACGGAAGAAATAGCTTCCTTGCTGGCAGGCGTACGTCATCAACAGGGCCGGCTATTGGGGCGAATGGAAAACCTGGGGTTTAACCTGCGGGAGGAAGCTACCTTGCAAACCCTTACTTTGGATGTGCTCAAATCCAGTGAAATAGAGGGTGAGCTATTAGATGCCGAACAAGTCCGCTCTTCTGTAGCCCGGCATTTGGGAATGGATATAGCCGGTTTAGTTCCTGCCGATCGTAACGTGGAGGGCGTTGTGGAAATGATGCTGGATGCTACCCAGCAATATCAGGTGTTACTTATTGAAGACCGTCTTTTTGGCTGGCAGGCTTCTTTGTTTCCGGCAGGGCGCAGTGGTATGCACCGGATCGTAACCGGCCAATGGCGGGATAACCTGCCTGATGATCCTATGCAGGTTGTATCCGGCCCTATGGGACGGGAGACCGTGCATTTCCAGGCACCGGATGCAGACCAGGTTCCGGCTGAAATGAAAGCTTTCCTGGATTGGTTTAATGCTCCGGATAAAACAGACCCGGTATTAAGGGCTGCTATTGCCCATTTATGGTTTGTGACGATACACCCGTTTGATGATGGTAATGGCCGTATCGCCCGGGCTATAACAGATATGCAGCTGGCCCGTGCAGATGAAACGCGCCAGCGGTTTTACAGCATGTCTACCCAGATCCGGGCTGAGCGTAAAGCCTATTATGATATACTGGAGGCAACCCAAAAAGGCCGGATGGATATAACCCCATGGATCCATTGGTTCCTGGGCTGCTTGGAACGATCCATAGAGGCAGCAGGCACTACGCTAGCCGGGGTAATGAAGAAGGCTGCCTTTTGGAAACAGCCGGCTACGCATACTTTAAACGACCGGCAAAAGCTGATGCTGAATAAATTGCTGGATGGGTTTGCCGGTAAGCTCACCTCCTCCAAATGGGCAAAGATTGCCAAAACCTCCCAAGACACAGCTATACGGGATATCCAGGACCTGATAAACCGGCAACTGTTGGTGAAAGAGCCTGCAGGAGGAAGAAGCACCAGCTACCTGTTAAATGATGCTTTGCTTTAAAAGAACCGTTTTTTGTTCAAGTGGTGGAATCAAAAGTTTTAACGACCTGTGTATAACTTGCACTATCCGTTTTTAATAAAACTAAGTATTTTAGTAGTGTTATTATTTTCAACCAGTTAGCTTGCAATATTTAAAAGTTCTCTAAATGTGAACTTTTAAATAAAAAAACGTAATTTTGCTATGAAAGTTCACCTGATAAGAAAAGAAACCATAGAGGATTTTGTAAGACACAATGCACAAAGCAGGGCCTCATTTGCAGAATGGCTTATAAAAGTAAAGTATGGAGATTGGGACAGTCCGGCGGATATTTCAGCCACATTTCCCAGTGCTGATTTGCTGGGCAATGGCAGCAACAGAGTGGTATTTGATATTGGCGGTAATAAATACAGGATGATTGGCAAATATGCTTTTGGAGATAAACAAATGCATTTATTCATTTGCTGGATTGGCACGCATGCACAGTATGATAAGTTATGTGCAAATGATGAACAATACACAAGAAACGATTATTAAAGAAAAGCAATTATGGCAGCATTAAAATATAAGGTAATTACTAGTAAAGCCCAGTACCGGGATTATTGTAACGCATTGGAGCAATTGTTGTTTTCCGGCAATAAAGATAGGGATACAAAAGATGAAATTGCATTGCTTACCCTGCTTATTGAAAAATGGGATGAGGTGCATAATACTTTTGAAGACTTAGACCCTATACAACTTTTGCAATCTCTTATGAAAGAACATGATCTTAAGGCCAAAGACCTGGTGCCCGTTTTAAATATGAGCAAAGGATATATTTCGGATATCCTGAACTATAAAAAAGGGCTTTCAAAAGAAGTGATCCGCAAGCTGGCCACCCATTTTAAAATTTCACAGGAGGCGCTTAATCGTCCCTATAAATTAACGGTGCCGGAAAATGCACATTTAAGAAATGCAAGTGTAATGAACACTAAGAAAGAATTGGCGTATGTTTAAATTTTATATATTCTAAATTAACTGCAATGTTTGTAACCCTAACTGCTGATGATCTATATATTGCTCGAAAGCTATTTCAATTGGAGATTTACAAAAGAAATGGGCAAAGTTATGAAGACTTCTTCTCAAAAATAATGCGGCTGCATAATATTGATTTCATTCAGATTAAACCACAGGGACAATTTGGTGATAGAAAAAATGATGGATTTATCAAATCGACGGGGCAGTATTATCAAGTATATGCTCCGGAAAATCTTTCACACAAAGAAAAGGATACGATTGAAAAGCTTGTGACCGATTTCAATGGTCTATATGCATATTGGAATGCCACAGTAACGCCAATTTTAGAATTTAATTTTGTATTAAATGATAAATATCAAGGTACATATCCCTCCTTACATCCGGAGTTGACAAAAATAGAAGGAAATCATGCCGGCGTAAAATGCAAGCCATTTTTAAGTCAACATTTGGAAGATATCTTTTTAAAATTACCGCACAGTAATATTGAAGATGTACTTGGTAAAATCCCCACAGCAGAAGATATAAGCTTAAATGTATCAAATCTTAATGAAGTTATCGAGTATTTAATAAGTTTAAAAGATGGCGCATCACCCGAGAATTTCCCAGTAAATCCTGATTTTGAAGAAAAAATAGTATTTAATTCCTTGAGCTCACCGGCAGCAACATTTCTGCGCTATGGTTCTTATCAAGATGGAGCTCTTAAAGATTTTTTTAAAGTGAACAGCACCTTTGCTAAGGATGATCTCAAGAATACATTTTCGAAATTATATAAAGACGCTGTACAGGAAATCCCAGATTCAGATAGTAAAAATGATTTGGTTTTTTTTGATATTGCAAAAAAGGCTTATCCTAAACAAGGGAAGGTTTATCAGGACGCTGTGTTTGTTCTAATGGCTTACTTTTTTAGCTATTGTGATATTTTTGAAGAGCCCCCTCTAAAACAACAACAAACTTTGTTTCAATGATTCTACCATCAAAGCACATTAGAATATCTGAATCTTTAATTGGACTGGGAGCATATCTTTTGAAATACCTAAATGATGGGCCTAAGTCGGTTGATCAGCTTTGGTTTAAAGTCGGCAAACAAAATGAAACAAAAAAAGCGTTTTCGTATCATGGTTTTGACAATGTTGTTTTAGCTTTAAATTATTTATTTATTATTGGAGCTATTGATATTAATTCTGAAGGACTAATTTATAATGCGGTTAATAAAACTATCAGCAAATAATCCCGGATTCAAAACAATTGAATTTAACAGGATAGGCCTTTCCCTTATTGTGGGGAAAAGGCATAACAATGACTATACAAAAAATAAAAAGGACACTTACAATAGCGTTGGGAAATCATTATCTATTGCCTTAATTAATTTTTGCTTGGGCTCACAAAGGAACCCTGAGTTTGAAGCAAAGCTAAATGACTGGGAGTTTACATTGCAGTTCGAGCTTAGCGATATTTTATTTACTGCTACGCGTAAGTGTAGTAATCAAGGAGCAATTTATCTAAATAATGAAGAAAAAACGCTCAAAGAATATACAGATTTTCTTTCTTCAAGGGTTTTCGAAATTCCAGAAAATACAAAGTATCTGACTTTTCGTTCATTGTTGCCGCGTTTTCTTCGTCCCCGAAAAGCTAGCTATAATTCCTTCGACAATTTTATCCCTGAAGAGCAAGAATTTCAACGCACCATTAACAATGCCTTCCTTTTGGGACTCGATGTTTCACTTGTCTTGAAGAAATTTAACTTAAAAGATGAGTTTGATAAGATTGAAGACATGCGAAAGGCATT is from Niabella beijingensis and encodes:
- a CDS encoding DUF6922 domain-containing protein, with protein sequence MSNSSISKKEVYLVRWKQQKNHVEIFDSLEVFAASYPRYDLSVLTDALAFGKTVFEDEAVYIEKKAIVSAPKPDFPRMFFWEFNYDRIDWMANASTVIQRVLERGSAKHWDELVRYYSKDTIINFLKERITFLPDECIDEASLFFNLNKEDMLCYKRKLSQKIPWL
- a CDS encoding GIY-YIG nuclease family protein, translating into MAFYVYIIRSVVDNTYYNGSTQHPVAHLQLHNQGQSLYTKSKVPWIWIYVEELPSKRDMLIREKKLKRGNAAYFHQLINGWPDTHSSGQPV
- a CDS encoding relaxase/mobilization nuclease domain-containing protein, giving the protein MKEDPDQTIIENRAEILLFNKCFGNRKELAQQFREVRKLNPKQSKPVFHLVLSMAPGEHLSRSQLIQIAQDCAKEFGFADNQFLAVEHKDTLHQHIHIVANRIGYSGKTNVSDSNSYKRMAEFCRKMEQKFKLQQVLSPRRFLSKDQQLLPRNDQRRDHIKAQLRQILHSSKTMESFQQKVREQGFEIIKGRGISFVDKDGVKIKGSDMGLSLSTIEKILQKNQSPYITQTRSEGKKESPENGRSSIWRLTVPFSPYKRNPQESDFISTFIQSIKHAAENAADLVADLYKVQYPSPEDYATSQIEREYYRNIRKKKKRGYRL
- a CDS encoding nucleotidyl transferase AbiEii/AbiGii toxin family protein, with product MLQTQTVSENTLALIKRLMADPQLNDFLLVGGTALALTIGHRLSVDIDLFAFDSFDAALIANHLKSVYRAEEVKPRESSLICFIDQVKLDLITHPYPEVSPHNQIDGIRIMSLSDIAAMKLHAIVRSGSRLKDFVDICFLLEKMPLAEMYAAYEEKYSPHSRAAVARMALTDTSGVNLNDEIQLSYLPFNWEATKQRLQEALEFTQKIFPAMKQNRFRNDPPERKRGFRM
- a CDS encoding helix-turn-helix domain-containing protein encodes the protein MKNNGNGVQSATPMLFPVDPEQFWQTLRVLIREEIGQLEKRPPPATSYNTSGLTYKPLYKISEVCHLFQVTKPTIYDWIKHGKLKPYKIRTRVYFLWNDIQQLLQPDVAPP
- a CDS encoding type II toxin-antitoxin system HigB family toxin, whose amino-acid sequence is MKVHLIRKETIEDFVRHNAQSRASFAEWLIKVKYGDWDSPADISATFPSADLLGNGSNRVVFDIGGNKYRMIGKYAFGDKQMHLFICWIGTHAQYDKLCANDEQYTRNDY
- a CDS encoding serine/threonine protein phosphatase, whose amino-acid sequence is MKKRILGGLLWCLLGTTPAFSQGNYQKPALEQKGSWSLIMVPDLQNYVKWQRNQPLIDLMMAWIIDNIDTLNIKMVMGVGDLVENDGKITNDYDGDQTSKSQWEYVSRAFGKLDGKVPYIAATGNHDYSIDRQGNRTSQYSQFFVPEKNHLNQKLLVQNTRNAQGQPTLENAAYEIKGLNGKDYLFMTVEDGPRDTVLTWAKNVTALSQYQDHRVILATHEFLNTKDKRTTGEVNWIWWEPYNVNNMIQKSPRIKLPDANNGQHIWEKTVQPSSNIELVLCGHISGEGYRKDKNAAGKTVHQLLFDAQSMGGGHRYGNGGDGWLRILEFFPDGKTVKVKTFSPLFGISPASQSFAWKKDARNEFTFRFD
- a CDS encoding ABC-three component system protein; amino-acid sequence: MFVTLTADDLYIARKLFQLEIYKRNGQSYEDFFSKIMRLHNIDFIQIKPQGQFGDRKNDGFIKSTGQYYQVYAPENLSHKEKDTIEKLVTDFNGLYAYWNATVTPILEFNFVLNDKYQGTYPSLHPELTKIEGNHAGVKCKPFLSQHLEDIFLKLPHSNIEDVLGKIPTAEDISLNVSNLNEVIEYLISLKDGASPENFPVNPDFEEKIVFNSLSSPAATFLRYGSYQDGALKDFFKVNSTFAKDDLKNTFSKLYKDAVQEIPDSDSKNDLVFFDIAKKAYPKQGKVYQDAVFVLMAYFFSYCDIFEEPPLKQQQTLFQ
- a CDS encoding Fic family protein, giving the protein MYIYQLTQWPHFQWNTEEIASLLAGVRHQQGRLLGRMENLGFNLREEATLQTLTLDVLKSSEIEGELLDAEQVRSSVARHLGMDIAGLVPADRNVEGVVEMMLDATQQYQVLLIEDRLFGWQASLFPAGRSGMHRIVTGQWRDNLPDDPMQVVSGPMGRETVHFQAPDADQVPAEMKAFLDWFNAPDKTDPVLRAAIAHLWFVTIHPFDDGNGRIARAITDMQLARADETRQRFYSMSTQIRAERKAYYDILEATQKGRMDITPWIHWFLGCLERSIEAAGTTLAGVMKKAAFWKQPATHTLNDRQKLMLNKLLDGFAGKLTSSKWAKIAKTSQDTAIRDIQDLINRQLLVKEPAGGRSTSYLLNDALL
- a CDS encoding helix-turn-helix domain-containing protein: MAALKYKVITSKAQYRDYCNALEQLLFSGNKDRDTKDEIALLTLLIEKWDEVHNTFEDLDPIQLLQSLMKEHDLKAKDLVPVLNMSKGYISDILNYKKGLSKEVIRKLATHFKISQEALNRPYKLTVPENAHLRNASVMNTKKELAYV
- a CDS encoding toprim domain-containing protein, translated to MTSNNWETVKQIDLLDYLASLGHHPDKKMSRNQQYWYLSPLPGRNENTPSFKVDRQKNLWYDHGLGKGGSVIDLCMLYHDCSMPEALDKLEQFLSFHRGSLQAFPLFSATPSPDEKKKIKIVTTGPIQSPALISYLEQRKIPLSIAQAYCKEIQYDLGNKKFYAIGFPNNAGGYELRNAHFKGSAAPKDITFFDNGKNDLYVFEGFFNFLSFAVIRPQTSSGFTNCLVLNSLAFFEKSRSLMEQHNKIFLFLDRDLSGRQSTQKALSWNQEMGSAKYTDASDLYKSLDDLNAWLIAGAGQQEQQRQTRGRGI
- a CDS encoding plasmid mobilization protein gives rise to the protein MPLWGGIHGGAKCGCHLLKLILMNTPNEKNKGGRPKKSVKRSYRLRVACTALEREIIEAKAKQVQLTVSEFLREATFNSHIDTRQKALPAAVLEFTGQLNHLAANVNSLAYKNNAAQAFNAFERTELRQLAEQLKELAEAIKNRLR